A stretch of the Catenulispora sp. MAP5-51 genome encodes the following:
- a CDS encoding ricin-type beta-trefoil lectin domain protein, giving the protein MLRERRWGLARGPGLGRISAGAALVLAATSAMPLVQAGAVAAPAAAASSGPWTLSTTDPSSNYAPTFIGNGYLAARVPAEGTGFSTTPITTQSELAGFYANPPDQGFESRASLPTWTTLGLTGGGDSFGNLPVCVFNEQCEAVDGQLSGGAELASDHGGSTGGSFVAGLGLNGGPVHGASVTVPIAGSSAGASLVGIRYANGNSGSETVSVIVNGGMPQQITLPPTGSWNSWSTVNVPAVLSVGTATVAVTVGPNDSGQVNIDTVAAYPASGAMPTAVAQTQQGTKSNYRQTLDMSTGTLTTSFTWTAPSGRATDFGYTVNADQSNGHVGMVTMAFTPHWSGSATIVDALDGRGQVHDSATSPAVNGSSGTLTENAVAQGTGVSAAIASVLRVNGSSVATATTPTAGAPAAQSASLTVQSETTYTATKFVGIAASNDTDRTLTASTPQAYALSQATDAANLGTAGVTARNHQAWSKLWSADVSVPGDDTLTGQIRASMFYLLESTRAGVDWSSTPGGLSSDGYNGHVFWDMETWMYPALLAQHPDIAVGADAYRQRLLPAAQAAAAALSLNGAKFPWESALTGNESIPPGNPEGTDEIHITADIALAQWQYYEAAGDTSWLGATAWPVLRDAARYFASRAVPDPNKPGAYQIRNVMGPDEYHDNVNDDAYTNAAAQETLQIATRAAQITGNTADANWTTVAGGLGQDIPFDTADQRYLQYDGFTTTTVKQADVTMMQYPWNVPMTATIAQNDLDYYAPITDINAPSMTDSINTIDSAALAGSRCDSYTYLQRSSTPFIRAPFDQFSETRGGGAFTFTTGTGGFLQEFEYGFTGLRWDSSSVQLDPNLPPQLPGLDLTGLQWHGSTYNLSIRPGGTTITVTAGPNLPVTIAGAPVQTVTSGSTLTVPTRTPSASTNLAQCKSVTASSADPSYPAAAAVDGSPATAWHATSAGANLTVDLGTTTSFSQVQVVADGSTTAYSVQGSNDDSTWTTLGSQAATSGSTTTVSFPTASYRYLRYQAGSSGTARITELAVTAASGSGSGTIIGYQGLCVDARGGNSADGTPVQVYGCNNSPAQQWTVPGDGTLTALGKCLDVSGGATANGTLVQLYSCNTTGAQQWQARADGSVLNPQSGRCLDDTAFGGSGTQLEIWDCNGGPNQKWTLS; this is encoded by the coding sequence GTGCTGAGAGAACGAAGATGGGGACTGGCGCGTGGACCCGGCCTGGGCAGGATCTCGGCGGGAGCCGCGCTGGTGCTGGCGGCGACCTCGGCGATGCCGCTGGTGCAGGCTGGCGCGGTTGCTGCGCCCGCGGCGGCTGCGTCGAGCGGACCCTGGACGCTCTCGACCACGGATCCCTCGTCGAACTACGCGCCGACGTTCATCGGCAACGGCTACCTGGCCGCGCGCGTCCCTGCCGAAGGCACGGGGTTCAGCACGACGCCGATCACCACGCAGTCTGAGCTGGCCGGCTTCTACGCCAACCCGCCAGATCAGGGGTTTGAGTCACGCGCCAGCCTGCCGACCTGGACCACGCTGGGACTCACCGGCGGTGGCGACAGCTTCGGCAATCTGCCGGTGTGCGTGTTCAACGAGCAGTGTGAGGCTGTCGACGGTCAGTTGTCCGGCGGGGCCGAGCTCGCCAGTGATCACGGCGGCTCGACAGGTGGATCGTTCGTCGCGGGACTGGGTCTCAACGGCGGTCCGGTGCACGGCGCGTCCGTCACGGTTCCGATCGCCGGCTCCAGCGCCGGAGCATCGCTCGTGGGCATCCGGTATGCCAACGGCAACTCCGGCTCCGAGACGGTGTCGGTGATCGTCAACGGCGGCATGCCGCAGCAGATCACGCTGCCGCCCACCGGGAGCTGGAACTCCTGGAGCACCGTCAATGTGCCGGCGGTCCTGAGCGTCGGGACTGCCACGGTAGCCGTCACGGTCGGGCCGAACGACAGCGGACAGGTCAACATCGACACCGTCGCGGCCTATCCGGCATCCGGCGCCATGCCGACCGCGGTCGCCCAGACGCAGCAGGGCACGAAGTCCAACTATCGACAGACGCTGGACATGAGCACGGGGACCCTGACCACGTCCTTCACCTGGACCGCGCCCTCGGGCCGCGCCACCGATTTCGGCTATACCGTCAACGCCGACCAGAGCAACGGCCACGTCGGTATGGTCACCATGGCCTTCACTCCGCACTGGTCCGGCTCGGCGACGATCGTTGACGCGCTCGACGGGCGGGGTCAGGTGCACGACAGCGCCACCTCGCCTGCCGTGAACGGATCCAGCGGCACGCTGACTGAGAACGCTGTGGCGCAGGGCACCGGCGTGAGCGCCGCGATCGCCTCGGTGCTGCGCGTCAACGGTTCGAGCGTGGCCACGGCCACCACTCCGACCGCCGGTGCCCCGGCTGCGCAGAGCGCGTCGTTGACCGTGCAGTCCGAAACCACGTACACCGCGACGAAGTTCGTCGGAATCGCCGCCAGCAACGACACCGACCGTACGCTGACCGCGTCCACCCCGCAGGCCTATGCGCTCAGCCAGGCGACGGACGCGGCGAACCTCGGCACCGCCGGCGTCACGGCCCGCAACCACCAGGCGTGGTCGAAGCTGTGGTCCGCAGACGTCTCCGTCCCAGGCGATGACACCCTCACCGGGCAGATCCGGGCGAGCATGTTCTACCTGCTGGAGAGCACCAGGGCCGGCGTCGACTGGAGCAGCACGCCGGGCGGGCTGTCGTCGGACGGCTACAACGGGCACGTGTTCTGGGACATGGAGACCTGGATGTACCCGGCACTGCTCGCGCAGCACCCTGACATCGCAGTCGGCGCCGATGCCTACCGGCAGAGACTGCTGCCCGCGGCCCAGGCTGCCGCCGCGGCTCTGTCGCTCAACGGGGCGAAGTTCCCGTGGGAGAGCGCGCTGACCGGCAATGAGTCGATCCCGCCGGGGAACCCCGAAGGCACCGACGAGATCCACATCACCGCCGACATAGCTCTGGCCCAGTGGCAGTACTACGAGGCCGCCGGCGACACCTCGTGGCTCGGCGCCACCGCGTGGCCGGTGCTCCGCGACGCCGCACGGTACTTCGCCTCACGCGCCGTACCCGACCCGAACAAGCCTGGTGCCTACCAGATCCGTAACGTGATGGGGCCCGACGAGTACCACGACAACGTCAACGACGACGCTTACACCAACGCGGCGGCACAGGAAACCCTTCAGATCGCGACCCGGGCCGCGCAGATCACCGGCAACACGGCCGACGCGAACTGGACGACTGTCGCCGGCGGGCTCGGGCAGGACATCCCTTTCGACACCGCCGACCAGCGATACCTGCAGTACGACGGCTTCACCACGACCACCGTCAAGCAGGCCGACGTCACGATGATGCAGTACCCGTGGAACGTGCCGATGACGGCTACCATCGCCCAGAACGACCTCGACTACTACGCCCCGATCACCGACATCAACGCCCCGTCGATGACCGACTCGATCAACACGATCGACAGTGCCGCGCTGGCGGGTTCCCGCTGCGACTCCTACACCTACCTCCAGCGCAGCTCCACCCCGTTCATCCGCGCCCCGTTCGACCAGTTCAGCGAGACCCGCGGCGGTGGCGCGTTCACGTTCACCACCGGCACGGGAGGGTTCCTGCAGGAGTTCGAGTACGGATTCACCGGTCTGCGCTGGGACTCCAGTTCTGTGCAGCTCGACCCGAACCTGCCCCCGCAGCTGCCGGGGCTGGACCTGACCGGTCTGCAGTGGCACGGCAGCACCTACAACCTGTCGATCCGCCCCGGCGGCACCACCATCACCGTCACCGCCGGCCCGAACCTGCCGGTGACCATCGCCGGTGCACCGGTACAGACCGTGACCAGCGGCTCGACGCTGACCGTGCCCACCCGGACGCCTTCGGCCTCGACGAACCTGGCGCAGTGCAAGAGCGTCACCGCCTCCAGCGCCGATCCCAGCTACCCGGCCGCCGCGGCGGTCGACGGCAGCCCGGCCACCGCCTGGCACGCCACCTCGGCCGGCGCGAACCTGACCGTCGATCTCGGCACCACAACCTCGTTCAGCCAAGTCCAGGTCGTCGCCGACGGCTCCACCACTGCCTACAGCGTCCAAGGCTCTAACGACGACAGCACCTGGACCACGCTCGGCAGCCAGGCCGCCACTTCCGGCAGCACCACGACGGTGTCCTTCCCTACTGCGTCCTACCGCTACCTGCGCTACCAAGCGGGTTCCTCCGGGACCGCGCGGATCACCGAACTGGCTGTCACTGCCGCATCCGGTAGCGGATCAGGCACGATCATCGGCTATCAGGGCCTGTGCGTGGATGCGCGCGGCGGGAACAGCGCGGATGGTACTCCGGTGCAGGTCTATGGCTGCAACAACAGCCCGGCCCAACAGTGGACGGTACCCGGCGACGGGACCCTGACGGCTCTCGGCAAGTGCCTGGACGTATCCGGCGGCGCTACCGCCAACGGCACCCTGGTGCAGCTGTACTCCTGTAACACGACTGGTGCCCAGCAGTGGCAGGCCCGCGCCGACGGCTCCGTGCTCAATCCCCAATCCGGCCGGTGCCTCGATGACACCGCGTTCGGCGGTTCCGGTACCCAGCTGGAGATCTGGGACTGCAATGGCGGTCCCAACCAGAAATGGACTTTGTCCTGA
- a CDS encoding glycoside hydrolase family 3 C-terminal domain-containing protein — MLRSSAGPRSSRARAVAMLAALSASLFATYSADAPATAVATVSTACPWVGSNAPIPQRVSDLLSHMTLGEKVQLMTGSDGSSYVGFTPAIGRLCIPAMNLEDGPAGVRQNISDTTQLPAPMNMAATFDTAAEQTYGQAVGAEQAAKGTTVDLGPTINIVRDPRWGRAFETFGEDPYLSGQMGAANIRGVQSAGVMAQVKHAAVYNQETNRDTSADNAIVSDQTEQEIYLPAFQTAIQQGAPSSVMCSYSMINGAFACENQKILTSVLRDQFGFSGFITSDWGGTHSTVPTVTAGMDQEMPGTSTIFNNTAHYYGTALQQAVTSGQVSPSLIDASATRILTQMFAFGLFDNAPTGSLAAPASSAAHQGSAEHLAEEGTVLLKNAGNVLPLGPVNTSIAVIGTDASTSPATAGNGSAYTTPSHTPVTPLAGITAAAPAGTAVTYDDGSSTASAAAAAAKASVAVVFVGKVEGEDTGDVTSLGLGSGNDALISAVAAANPNTVVVLNTGAPVTMPWLSSVKGVLEAWYPGQEDGTAIANILFGTTNPSGHLPVTFPTDLSQVPAATTAQWPGTNGTVQYSEGVDVGYRWYDSKGLTPLFPFGFGLSYTTFAYSNMHINPLIQGGVTTVTATVTNTGTRAGADVAQLYVTDPAAAGQPPRQLQGFARVNLAPGQSQTVTFPLSEQNLHYWNSSTNGWTTETGGYGIAVGDADTSSALTLTGTLNVSANQLGQPVTVTSPGPQEGLAGKAASVQVLAGDSTTGQTPTFTATGLPAGVSISQTGLMTGTPTTAGTNTVTVTAQDAAGAQASTTFVWTVAPTTAGIPTTPLVNDTGLCLDLSGANNTDGTAVQVYTCNGTNAQQWTVEPDGTVQSEGKCLDVTGSAVDITTCSGSSTQHWQSASNGTLVSSAGLCATDPNSGGASTKVHVASCTGTAGQVWTSPAGSTTSPRTGPVTGYQGLCLDVRGASSADRTAVQVYNCNGSGAQQWTVQSDGTVQTLGRCLDVNAAGTADGTLVQLYSCNGTGAQNWQPQPNGALLNPNSGKCLDDTSFGGSGTQLEVWDCNGGANQKWTLP, encoded by the coding sequence ATGCTCAGATCATCGGCCGGGCCTCGGTCCAGCCGCGCCCGAGCGGTGGCGATGTTGGCCGCCTTGTCCGCGTCGCTGTTCGCGACCTACTCCGCGGATGCGCCGGCTACCGCCGTCGCGACGGTGTCGACCGCTTGTCCGTGGGTCGGCTCCAACGCGCCGATCCCGCAACGGGTCAGCGACCTGTTGTCGCACATGACGCTGGGGGAGAAGGTCCAGTTGATGACCGGCTCCGACGGCTCCAGCTACGTCGGCTTCACCCCTGCGATCGGCCGGTTGTGCATCCCGGCGATGAACCTGGAGGACGGTCCGGCCGGGGTTCGGCAGAACATCAGCGACACCACCCAGTTGCCCGCGCCGATGAACATGGCGGCCACCTTCGACACCGCCGCCGAGCAGACCTACGGCCAGGCCGTGGGCGCCGAGCAGGCGGCCAAGGGCACGACGGTGGATCTGGGGCCGACGATCAACATCGTGCGCGATCCCCGCTGGGGCCGCGCGTTCGAGACGTTCGGCGAGGACCCCTACCTCAGCGGCCAGATGGGCGCGGCGAACATCCGCGGCGTGCAGTCGGCGGGGGTGATGGCGCAGGTCAAGCATGCCGCGGTGTACAACCAGGAGACCAACCGCGACACCAGCGCCGACAACGCGATCGTCAGCGATCAGACGGAGCAGGAGATCTACCTTCCGGCCTTCCAGACCGCGATCCAGCAGGGCGCTCCGTCGTCGGTGATGTGCTCCTACAGCATGATCAACGGCGCCTTCGCCTGTGAGAACCAGAAGATCCTGACCTCGGTGTTGCGCGACCAGTTCGGCTTCAGCGGCTTCATCACCTCCGACTGGGGTGGGACACACTCCACCGTGCCGACGGTGACCGCGGGCATGGACCAGGAGATGCCGGGCACCAGCACCATTTTCAACAACACGGCCCACTACTACGGCACCGCCCTGCAGCAGGCCGTTACCTCCGGCCAGGTCAGCCCATCGCTGATCGACGCCTCGGCGACGCGGATCCTGACCCAGATGTTCGCCTTCGGCCTGTTCGACAACGCGCCCACCGGTTCCCTGGCCGCGCCCGCGAGCAGCGCGGCGCACCAGGGGAGCGCGGAGCACCTGGCCGAGGAGGGCACGGTACTGCTGAAGAACGCCGGCAACGTGCTGCCGCTGGGACCTGTGAACACCTCGATCGCGGTCATCGGCACCGACGCCTCGACCAGCCCGGCGACCGCCGGCAACGGCAGCGCCTACACAACCCCCAGCCACACCCCCGTCACGCCGTTGGCCGGGATCACCGCCGCCGCGCCAGCCGGGACCGCAGTTACCTACGACGACGGCTCCTCCACGGCCTCGGCCGCGGCCGCCGCCGCGAAGGCGAGCGTCGCGGTGGTCTTCGTAGGAAAGGTCGAGGGCGAGGACACCGGGGACGTGACCAGCCTCGGCCTGGGCAGCGGCAACGACGCGCTGATCTCGGCAGTCGCGGCCGCGAACCCGAACACGGTCGTGGTCCTGAACACCGGCGCCCCGGTCACCATGCCGTGGCTGTCCTCGGTGAAGGGCGTGCTGGAAGCCTGGTATCCCGGCCAGGAGGACGGCACCGCGATCGCGAACATCCTGTTCGGCACCACCAACCCCTCCGGCCACCTGCCGGTGACCTTCCCCACCGACCTGTCCCAGGTCCCGGCCGCCACCACCGCGCAGTGGCCCGGTACCAACGGGACCGTGCAGTACTCCGAGGGCGTCGACGTCGGCTATCGCTGGTACGACAGCAAGGGCCTGACCCCGCTGTTCCCGTTCGGGTTCGGCCTTTCCTACACCACCTTCGCCTACTCCAACATGCACATCAATCCTCTGATCCAGGGTGGCGTCACGACGGTGACCGCGACCGTGACCAACACCGGCACCCGGGCCGGAGCCGACGTCGCTCAGCTGTATGTGACCGACCCGGCCGCCGCCGGGCAGCCGCCGCGCCAGCTGCAAGGCTTCGCCCGGGTGAACCTGGCCCCCGGCCAGTCCCAGACCGTGACCTTCCCGCTGTCCGAGCAGAACCTGCACTACTGGAACAGCAGCACCAACGGCTGGACTACCGAAACCGGCGGCTACGGCATTGCCGTCGGCGACGCGGACACCTCATCGGCCCTGACCTTGACCGGCACGCTGAACGTCTCTGCGAACCAGCTCGGGCAGCCGGTGACCGTCACCAGCCCCGGCCCGCAGGAGGGTCTAGCCGGAAAGGCGGCCTCCGTACAGGTTCTGGCTGGTGACTCGACCACCGGCCAGACCCCGACGTTCACCGCCACCGGCCTGCCCGCAGGCGTTTCCATCTCGCAGACCGGCCTGATGACGGGCACCCCGACCACCGCCGGTACGAACACCGTCACCGTGACCGCCCAGGACGCCGCGGGCGCGCAGGCCTCGACGACGTTCGTCTGGACCGTCGCGCCCACCACCGCCGGCATCCCGACGACCCCACTGGTCAACGACACGGGCCTGTGCCTGGACTTGTCCGGCGCCAACAACACCGACGGGACCGCGGTACAGGTCTACACCTGCAACGGCACCAACGCCCAGCAGTGGACCGTGGAACCCGACGGTACTGTCCAGTCCGAAGGCAAGTGCCTTGATGTCACCGGAAGCGCCGTCGACATCACCACCTGCAGCGGCAGCAGCACCCAGCACTGGCAGTCCGCCTCGAACGGCACGCTGGTCAGCTCGGCCGGACTGTGCGCGACCGACCCCAACTCCGGCGGCGCCAGCACCAAGGTCCACGTCGCGAGCTGCACCGGCACAGCCGGCCAGGTGTGGACATCACCTGCGGGCTCGACTACGAGCCCCCGCACAGGCCCGGTCACCGGCTATCAGGGTCTGTGTTTGGACGTGCGCGGCGCCAGTAGCGCCGATCGCACGGCGGTGCAGGTCTACAACTGCAACGGCTCCGGCGCCCAGCAGTGGACCGTCCAGTCCGACGGCACTGTGCAGACGCTGGGCAGGTGCCTGGACGTGAACGCCGCGGGGACCGCGGACGGCACCCTGGTCCAGCTCTACAGCTGCAACGGTACCGGCGCCCAGAACTGGCAGCCCCAGCCCAACGGCGCACTACTCAACCCCAACTCCGGCAAGTGCCTGGACGACACCTCGTTCGGCGGCTCCGGAACCCAGCTGGAGGTCTGGGACTGCAACGGCGGCGCCAACCAGAAGTGGACCCTGCCCTAA